A stretch of DNA from Anaerolineae bacterium:
GCGTGGCGTTCTGAAAGGCGGCGGTGGTCACGATCAGGCGGGTGGCGTCGATAGGGAGCGCCGCCGCCCCGCGATCCTGCAGGTGAGCGGCCAGCAGCCGGGCGCTAAGACGTTCTCCGATAGAGACGATTGCATCCAGACCGCGGTTGGTCAATTCGCCCAGGATGGCGACGCTGCGGCATAGATCCTGGAATTCGTCGACCAGGCGGTGCAGCTCCGCCAGCAGGGCTTCCTGAGCCTCCGGCGTGCGGACCAGTTCGCGAGCAGCTTCGTGATGGCGGTCGCGCAGATCGGCAGTGGTTTTCAGGTAGACGGCGGTGTGGCCTTCGGCGGCGGCGCGGGCGGAGTCCAGCAGCTGGTTGGTGACGCCGGACATTGCCGAGACGACCGTGAGCACCTGATGCCCCTGTTCCACGGCATCAAGGATGATCTGGCCGACAGAGGCGATGATCGCCGCGTTGCCCATCGACGTGCCACCAAATTTGAAGGTCAGGGTCGCCATGCCGGGTGCTCCTTGTTGTGTCATCGTGCTGCCAGCCCGGCGGGGATCAAAAACGCCCTCGCGGTGACGAGAGCGCGTGGGGCACGGGGTGTGCTGCCAGGGCCGCTCTCATCTGCCAGATCAGAGTCTGTCGGAATTGGCACCTTCTTCGCGCTGGCCAAACCGGGGCCAGGACGAAGGGTTGCCGCGGTTTCGCAGGGCCGATCCCTCCACCGCTCTGGATAAGAGTGTGCTGGATGCTATACCAATTGGTAAACTGGCGGGGAATGGTAGCATGGTGGCCAGGGCATGTCAAGCAGTACGATTCAGTTCAATCGCCAGCGGGAAGAGAGGGCGGAAATCATGCGTATTCTTGTCGCCCCCAATGCGTTCAAGGGTGCGCTATCTGCGCCGGAGGCCGCCGCGTGCATCGCGCGCGGGCTGGAGCGCTCTGGCCTGGACTGCGCCGTCGAGTTGATGCCCATCGCCGATGGCGGCGATGACACGATGGAGGTGTTGGCCGGGCAGGGTGGGACGATCTACCCGGTCATGGTCGACGATCCGCTGGGGCGACCGGTGCAGGCCGCCTGGGGGATGCTGGCTGATGGCGAAACCGCTGTGGTGGAGATGGCCCGCGCTTCCGGCCTCAAGTTGCTCCGCCCAGAGGAGCGCGATCCGTTGCGGGCTTCCACCTATGGCACCGGACAACTGATCGCCGCAGCGATTGCAGGCGGGGCGCGGCGGATCATCGTCGGCGTGGGTGGCAGCGCCACTGTTGACGGCGGCGCGGGCTGTATGCAGGCGCTGGGTGTCCGCCTGCTGGATGCTGATGGTCGTGAGGTGCCGCGTGGCGGCGGCTTGCTGAGCCGGGTGGCCCGCATCGACACGAGCAATATGCTGGCTCCCCTGCGTGAGCGGCGCGTGCAGGTGATGGTTGCCTGTGATGTGGATAACCCGACACTGGGACCGAACGGCGCGGCGGCTGTCTTTGGCCCGCAAAAAGGAGCAACGCCGGAGCAGGTGGCCCTGCTGGAGGCGGGGCTGAGCCATTTCTTCACGCTGGTGGCGGAACAGGTTGGAGTCGATGTGCGGGCGCTGCGAGGCGGCGGGGCAGCAGGAGCGCTCTCTGCCGGGTTGGCAGCCTTCCTTGGTGCAGAGTTGCGCCGGGGGATTGACCTGGTGCTGGAGGCGTTGCATTTTGAGGAACGGCTGGCCGGAATTGATCTGGTCATCACCGGCGAAGGGCGCATGGATTCGCAGACGTTGGGTGGCAAGGGGCCGTTCGGTGTGGCCGTGGCCGCCAGGGTGCACGGCGTCCCCAGCGTGGCCCTGGTGGGTGGCGTCGGCGACGGCGAAGATGCGCTGCTGGACGCCGGCCTGACGGCGATCGTGCCGATTGCGCCGGGACCGATCGCGCTGGAGGAGGCGCTGGCCAAGGCAGGCGCCCTGCTGGAGCGGGCCGCCATCCGCCTTGGACGGCTGATCGCGCTGGGCCGCGCCTTACCCGGTAGGAGGTCTGAGCTATGAGCGGCTTGCTATCCCTGTCGCGGCGGCGAGCTATCCTACGCCGGACGATGCACGCGCTGCAGGGCGTTTTCGCCCGCGCCGAGGTGCGCGGGGTGGAGAACATTCCCCCGCGTGGCCCGCTGCTGATCCTGTTCAACCACCTTTCCACGCTCGACGGGCCGTTGGTGATGGCGAACATGCCGGGCGAGATTGAACTGGTCGGGCCGGGCGACTTCCCCATGACCGCGGCGGGGCAACTGGTGATCCGCGCTTACGGGATCACGTTGATCAACCGGGGACGCGCCGATCGGGGTAGCCTGCGGGCTGTGATCGATCACCTGCGGGCCGGTCGTATGGTGGCCATGGCTCCTGATGGTGGGACGTGGGAGAAGGGGATCACGGATGTCAAGGATGGCGCAGCGTACCTCTCCCAGCTCACCCAGACGCCGATACTGCCGGTGGGACTGGGCGGCCTGTATCGCGTGCCGGTGCCCGGTTTGGCAGCGTTGCTGAGCCGCCCGCGGATCACGATCACCTTCGGGGAGGTCATGCCGCCGGTGCCGCCCAGCGCTGACCGCCGCCACCGTGAAGCCGATCTCCGGGCCGCGTCGCTGGCGATCATGCAGCGCATCTACGATCTCCTGCCACCGGAAGATCGCGCCCGTTATGACGCCTGGGGACAAGCCATCTACGACCTGCGTCTGGAATTTGTCGCTGAAAATGGGGCGCCGATCGTGTACAATGGCCCGCCGTTACCCGACCTGAACGCGCTGGGTGAATTCCTGGCCAAGCCGAATCTCTTCCGTCCCATGTGGCAGAATGCCCGTCTGGTGGTCGACCCCTTCCGGGAGTCCCGCTTCTTCCCGGCGATGGAGGTGCGGCTGGCCGCCCGTGACCTGTACAGGACACTGACGACCGGGACTTTTGACGTTTACCTGCAGTATCGGCTGGGGAACGAGCGGGCAACGGCGGCGCTGGCGGGCCTGCAGGCCGTACGTGATGAAGTCTGTGAATGGGCGCTGCAGCGCGGGGCGCGGCTGCGTCTGACGCCGGTGATCCGCCTGCCGGAAGAGCACAATGTGCAGCCTAACCTGCATCCTTCCGGCGTCGGGGGTGTTGTAGAGGGGTAGGGATCGGTACAGGACGAGGAAACCCCGATAGGTCTGGCTGCATCTAAGACCTGCCGCTGTGGATGGTAGTAAGCCGGTGGGTCAGGCTGTCGGGGATAGCCTGTCGGCAAGAGGGAGAACGGATTTTGGCGGATTCACCACTGGTTACGTCGATCTTCGACTACAGAACGGAACTCATCGATCTTGGCACGCTGGGCAAAGTGCGCGTCCGGCTGCCGATGGTCAATCCGTTACGCCTGCGTCGTCGTATTCTGCATGGTCTGGCGCATACCTTTCATGACCTGATGACCCGCACCGAGGTCTACGGGCAGGAGAACATCCCGGCCCGCGGCCCGGTGCTGATTCTGCCCAACCACCTCTCCAACCTGGATGGCATGCTGGTACTGGCCTACTACCCGCGCCAGATCGAGATGGTCGGCCCCGGCGACTTCAAGATGATTACGCTCAAAGACTGGTTGCTGCGCGCCTATGGCGTGACGCCGATCAATCGCGGGCGAGCGGACGCAGCCAGCCTGCGCAATCTGGTCACCCATCTGCGTTCCGGGCGCGACCTGCTCATGTTCCCCGATGGTGGGATGTGGGAGAAGCGGCGTTTTGTGGCCAAAGAAGGGGCCGCCTACCTCTCCCAGCTCACCGGCGCACCGATCCTGCCTGTTGGCCTCAGCGGGACATACCTCAAGACAATCGATGCCTTCACCGGGCGTATGCCGCGCCTGACGTTGCGCTTCGGGGAGTTGATGCCGCCCGTGCCGCCCAGCCGGGATCGCCGCATGCGCAACAGTGACCTGGATGCTGCTTCCGCTGAGATTATGGCCCGTATCTGGGACCTGCTGGAGCCGGAAGAGCAGGCCCGTTACCGGCGCTGGGCGCGGGAAGTCTACCGCCTGCAGATCGACTTCCGTTGGGCCGCGACTGATGAATTGCTGCCTTATGACGGTCCGGCGTTGCCGGATATGAGCGCGCTGGCGGAGTTTATGGCCAAGCCCAATCTCTTCCGCCCGATGTGGGAGAATGCCCGGCTGAATATCGATCCGTTCCGGCAGGCGCGTTTCTTTGGCCCGCTGGAGTTGCGTTTTGCTGCTCGCGACCTGGGTGCATTGCTGCAGGGTGAGTACGACCGCTACCTGCCATACCGCCTGGGCGACGAGGCCGCGCTGCAGGTCAATGCGGCGCTGGAGGCCCTGCGGACAACAGTTAGCGAGTGGGCGATGGCGCATGACGCACTGGTACGCCTGGCACCGATATGCAGCGATCCGGAGGAGCAGGGCTGAACCCGGCAGGATGATAGCTGTTCCGGCTGGTGAGCCGTGAACTATATCTGACAGTGACAGAACAACACAGGGCTGCGCCGGAAGAAGGCGCAGCCCTGCTGTTTCAAGTTAAGTGGTGAACAGCGCGTTTATCGCTTCTTCCGGGGAAACCAGGGGAAGAAGGCCGGCGTAGTTTCCATGTACTCGCGGTAGGCAGGCCGGGTTTCCTTAAGGGATTTCTCCAGCAGGGCCACGCCGGAGACACGCACGAGCAGGAAGGTCATGATCAGCGGGCTGTAGACCGTCCACCAGCCGCCCGCTGCCGCTGCGATCAGCCAGAACCCCCACCACTGCGTGGCATCACCGAAGTAATTGGGATGGCGGGTGTAGCGCCAGAAGCCGGTATTGAGCACCTTGCCTTTGTTGGCCGGGTTGCGCTTGAACTGCATGAGCTGCCAGTCGCCGCCGGCCTCAAAGGCGAAACCGATGATCCACACGATCACGCCAAGATAGTCGATGAAGGTCAGGTTGGCAGGGGTGGCGCTCCATTGCGCGGCCAGTAGCGGGATCGAGACGACCCACAGGATCACGCCCTGCAGCAGGAAGACACGGAAGAAGCTCATCCACCACCAGCTGGCGCCGTGCTCCTGGCGCCATTTGGCGTAGCGGAAGTCTTCCCCTTTGCCGATGTTGCGGTAGCCGATGTGCAGGGAAAGCCGCAGGCCCCAGATGGCGACCAGCGCCAGCAGGAGCAGCTTGCGCGTTCCAAAGCCGTCCGGCGTGAGGGCGAAGTACGTGGCGCCAACGACGACGAAACCGAACCCCCAGAAAATGTCAACGATGCTGGAGTCTTTGATGGCCAGGCTAATCAGCCACAGGATGGTCATCAGGACCGTGGCTGCCAGCAGGCCGGTGAGATAGACCTCAAGAAAAGTCATGCTGGATCGCTCCCCCAGGACAACAAGACATATGTTACGATACTATGTATAGCATATGTCGAATTATTGTTCAAGTTTGTGTCGGGGAGTCTGAGCAAACGCTCATGTTACGGTGGACGGGAACGCTAGAGATGCTCCTTGATCACCTGCGCCAGTTCCAGGCCGATGCCCGGCACAGCGGCGATCTCTTCGACGGTGGCCTCGCGCAGCTTCTTGATCGATCTGCCGAAGGCATCCAGCAGCAGCTTGCGTCGCCGGGGGCCGATGCCGGGGATGGCTTCCAGCTGGGAGGCCAGGCTCTCCTTAGCACGGCGCTGGCGATGGCTGGTGATGGCGAAGCGGTGGGCCTCATCCCGTACCCGCTGCACCAGGAACAGCGCCGGCGACCGGCGGTTGAGCAGGATGGACTCAGTCCGGCCCGGAACGAAAAGTTCCTCGTTTTGCTTGGCCAGGCCGACAACCGGCACCTGTTCCAGCAGGCCAAAGTCGCCCAGCACTTCTACGGCTACGTTAAGCTGGCCCTTGCCACCGTCGACGATCAACAGATCGGGCAGCAGCCGCCAGGTTTCATCCTGATCCTTCTGGCCGGGGCGGGTCACGGATGGCGTCTCCTGCGCTTCGCGGTAGCGCCGGAAACGGCGGGTCAGCGCCTCCCGCATGGACTGGTAATCGTCCGAACCTTTATGAGCGACCGAGTTGATGTTGAAGCGGCGGTATTCGCCTTTACGCGGCACGCCCTTGACGAACACGACCCGGCTGGCGACGATAGCCGTGCCCTGGGTGGTGCTGATGTCATAGCATTCGATACGGTTGGGAATCTGCGGCAGGCCCAGCGCCTCCTGCAGTTCGCGAAGTGCTCCTTCCTGGCGAACCGTATCGGCCTGCCATTGCACCTTGAGGATGCCCAGCGCTTCGGCGGCGTTGGCGTTGGCCATCTCCACCAGTTCGCGTTTCTGGCCGCGCCTGGGGACGCGCAGGCAGGCGCGCTTGCCCCCGCGCAATCCCTTCAGCCAGCGCTCTAGGACGGCATGACCTTCGATCTCGGTCGGCAGCATGATCTCCGGCGGAACAAAAGCGGCGCGATCGTAGAACTGCTGGACGAAGCTCTCGATCACAGCAGCCATATCTTCTTCCAGCACGTTTTCCATCGGGAAGCTCTCCCGCCCGATCAGTTTGCCCTGGCGGATGAAAAAGACCTGCACCAGGGCGTCGCCGTTGGAGGAGGCAAAACCGATCACATCCTGGTCAGGACCGCCGACGTTGATCACCTTGCGGCTTTCGATCAGGCTGCTGATCGCCCGGATCTGGTCGCGGTAGCGGGCGGCGCGTTCGAACTGCAGTGCTTCCGCCGCGCTGTGCATCCGTTGTTCCAGATCGCGCAGCACTTCATCCGAGTGGCCTTCCAGAAAGTGCATGAGTTGCCCGATCATGGCCCGGTACTCTTCCTGGTTGACCGCGCCGATGCACGGGCCGGTACACAGCTTGATGTCGTAGTACAGGCAGGCACGCGGATCTTTGCCGGTGATCTCCCGGTCACAGGTCAGGTAGGGGAAGATGCGACGCAACACGTCCAGCGTCTCGCGGATGCTCCGGGCGTTGAACGGCCCAAAGTAACGCGAACCATCCTGCACCATGCGCCGGGTGAATTCGACCGTAGGGAAGGGGGCGGCCCAGGTGACCTTGATGTAGGGATACTGCTTGTCGTCCTTGAGGGCAATGTTGTAGTGGGGCCGGTAACGCTTGATCAGCGTGTTTTCCAGCCGCAGGGCCTCCAGTTCGCCCTCCTCGTCAAGGGGATCATCGCCGGTGACGATGAATTCGATGTCGGCGACCTGGTCGCGCAGGCGGCGGGTTTTCTCGTCAGTGACGCTGCGGTGGAAGTAGCTGCGTACCCGGTTGTACAGCTCTTTGGACTTGCCGACATAAACAACCGTCCCGCTGGCATCTTTCATCAGGTAGACGCCAGGCTTGTGCGGCAGGTTATCCAGGATGCGCTGCAGGTAAGCGGAAATCTCCATAGGCATCACCCGGCATCAGCCGTGGTGTTGATCAGCGAGTTGCATTAACCAGGCGCGAGTCTGAGCCGGGGAGTGCAGCCGCGCCACGTGCAGGTGGGCGTGCTCCGGCTGTTCGAACAGGATCGGGTACTGCCTGCGGCGGCGATGGTAGGTCTTGAGCATCCACAGGATGATCGAGTCGCGGCTGAACAGGGTGCGCAGCGATTCGCGGTTGGTCCCCCACAATACTTCACGGGTGGCGATGCGCCGCAGCGTGCGCCGCAGCAACTGGCGGAAAATGGTGAGGAACGGATAGTCCAGCCAGATAATTGTGTCCGCCTGCCGCCAGAGCAGGTCACAGACCTCGCTGTAGTTGCCGTCGGCCACCCAGCGATCAGCTGCAATTGCCCCGGCCAGCCGGGTGCGGAAAGTCTCCAGAGGGACTTCCTGCCAGCCCGGCGCCCAGTGCAGTGCGTCTAGCTCAATATGGGGGCAGCCGAGCCGAGCGGCCAGCTCTGCCGCTATCGTGGTTTTGCCGCTGCCTGTGGTGCCGACGACAACGATCCGCTGCATGGCGTAAGCCCCAAATAGCGCACCGTACCCCGGTGCGGCTATTGTAACGTACGCGGGCGAGCGGCTCAATTGTTCGGTGGGCGTTCAGCCACAGTAGTTACAGGGCCGGTAATCAGGATCGAGGGCGTAGATGGTCAGCCGCGGGCGGCCAGAGGCGTGGCGGATCGTCGCGCTGATGACCCCCGGTGTGTGATCGGGGGCGTAAGGCAGATCTTCCAGCACGACGAACACACCCGGCGCACGGCTGGACTCCATGAGCGCCTGCAGCGCCGGGATATCCTCGCCGTTGGGGTTGACGCGCGGACACTCGACTGGGAAGTCGTCCAGGCTCAGGTAGCGCAACCCCTGGCAATTGGCCATGATGCCGATTACGCGGGTAGCGCCATGCGCCAGCAGCGCCCAGCGGGCTTCCGCCAGGCCGAAGCCAGAGCCATCGCCGCTGATGTATTCACCGGCGGTGGCCGGGTGGAGCGGCAGGCGGTCAGGCTGGCGGGCTGCTGTGACGGCGAAAGGCAGCCAGACCATCAGGCCCCAGGCCACGATTCCTGCAGCGATCAGCAGGGCTATGCTCCGGGACCTGCCCCGAATGATGTCCGCCAGACCGACTGCACCGATCAGCAGCAGAAGGGTTACTGGCGTTTCGTAAAAACGTGTGCTTTGCCGGGCGCTCAGGGCGATGATCATGGCTGGTACTACCAGGCATAGGGGCAGGAAGAACTTGCGTCGGATGAGTAGGTAGAGCAGGCCCAACCCGCATACGGCAACCACCCCCGGACTGAGGAAGATGGCGGCGGTGTCGGTCATCAGACTCAGGTTGGCGACCAGAGTTGGTAGCAGGCCAGAGAGTGGATCGGGGTTGTGATGGCCAAACAGGCCGAAGTAGTCGTAGCCCAGGGCGCGCAGGCCCAACCCGAAGGCAGCAGTCAGACCCAACAGTGTGCCGAGCGCGATCAGCAGCCAGCGCGCCCGCGCCTGCCTGCTGTGGCGGCCCCGGCCGAGTGTCAGGACGGCGGCCAGCGGGATGCCATAGTAGGGCAGGGCGGTTACTTTGAATCCCAGCGCAGTGAAGAGCGCCAGCCCACTCAGGATGGCATCGCCGGTGGCTGCTCGTCGCACCAGCCGGAAGGCGAAGTACAGGCCGATAGCCACTGTCGAAGCTGCCAGGGTATCGGCCATGGCCATCCGGTTGAAAAAGTGATGGTAGGGGCTGAACAGGAGCAGTAATCCGGCGAAGAGCGCGCCGTGTCTACCTGCTGCCAGGCGGGCGCTGCTAATGATGGCCGCATAGCCGGGTAGCAGCGCCAGAAGGGTCATCACCCGCGCTAGCCAGAGTCCGCCGCTACGTTCCGGCTGGACCAGCGCATAAAGGCCGGTTGTCAGCAGACGGCCCTCGTCAGCGTGGATGAATGGCGAGATCACCCGCTGCTCCTCGGCATAGTGCAGATGTACACCTTCATCAATGAAGGGTGGGAAGGCGCCTAGCACGATCAGACGTGCAGCCCATAAGGCCAGAACAAGCAGGGCAGCCAGCGTAGCGGTTTGCTTGCGGAGTGGCGCGAGCATGGGCATTCCCCTCTAGCACGTGGACAAGGATCGCTATGTCTATTGTATCCGGTCTGGTGGGATGTGCTGTCTGGAGGCGGGGTGGTATGATTGACGGTTGGAGAGGATGGGATTTGTGGAACGGAACGAAAGAGCCGAGGCACACGTTCCGGTGCTGCTGGAGGCTGTTCTGGCGATGCTGGCCGTCCCGCCTGGCGCAACGATCATCGACGCCACGGTGGGTGCGGGTGGCCATGCGGTGGCTTTGCTGGAGGCCGCCGGGCCAGCTGGCCGGCTGCTGGGCATCGACCGCGATCAGGCAGCCCTGGCGCTGGCCGCCAGGCGGCTGGCCCCTTTCGCCGGGCAGGTGACGCTCGCCCATGCGCCGTTCGATACGCTGGCGCAACAGGCCACCACTGCGGGAATCACCGCCGCCGATGCTATCCTGTTCGATGTGGGTGTGTCGTCGATGCATCTGGACGATCCGGCGCGTGGTTTTTCGTTCGCTCAGGATGGGCCGCTGGATATGCGCATGGATCCGAGCGACGATGGGCCAACCGCCGCTGAGATCGTCAACATGCTGGATGAGGGCGAGCTGGCCGATTTGATCTGGCGCTATGGGGAAGATCGGCTGGCCCGCCAGATCGCAAGGGCAATTGTGCGCAGCCGGCCGCTGACGCGTACGGCTGAACTGGCCGCTGTGGTGGCGGCTGTCTATCCAAAACACCGCCGGGAGAAGATTCATCCGGCGACGCGCACCTTTCAGGCGCTGCGCATTGCTGTCAATGACGAACTTGGGATGCTGGAACGGGCACTGCCGCAGGCCGTTGCCCTGCTGCGACCGGGCGGGCGGCTGGCGGTGATCAGCTTTCACAGCCTGGAAGATCGGATTGTCAAGCAGTATTTCCGGCGGGCGGCGGCGGATTGCGTCTGCCCGCCGGGGCAACCAGTCTGCACGTGCCGCCACCGGGCAGAAGTGCGGGAAATCACGCGCAGGCCAGTGACTGCCGATGCGGCAGAAGTGGCCCGCAACCCGCGCAGCCGCAGTGCCCGCTTGCGCGTGGTGGAAAAGTTGTGAAGCAGTGGGGCGCGTGCTACCCGCCTGGTATCGGCTGGTGCAGCCGGCCTATGTGGTGGAGCGGGATTATGCATTATAGTAATGAGCGGTGTGGATTGTGAGCCAGTGTTGACCCGGAACGATGAGCCAGAATAACCTCTCCAACCGTATTCAGCATACTTTGCGCAGCGCGCCCTGGCGTCGCCAGTCGCAACTGGCGGCGATCATCGCTCTGGCCCTGATCGTGGCGATCATCATTGGCGCTTTGTATCTGGCCCAGGTCACTACGATCTCGACTACCGGCCGCCAGAATGAGGAACTCCGCGCCTACCGCGATCGGCTGGTGCGCGAGAACGAGCAACTGCGGGCCGAGATCGCCGAACTGCGCAGCGTCCCGCGTCTTTTGCAGCGGGCGCAGGAGATGGGCTTCACGTATGCCGGCAGCGAAGAGATCGAGTACCTGATTGTGGCGGGGTATATGCCACAGCAACCGGCCAGCGTTGCGCCGCTACAGGCGCAGGAAGCGCCATTGCCGGTCTACGACGAAACGTTTTCCGGCTGGCTGGAACAGCAATGGGCGGAGCTGGTGGCGCAGTTCGAAGCGTGGGCCAGGGCCAGCCGCGGCCCCGCTGCCCAGACGGGGGAGTAGGCGATGAACCATCCGGAGATATTCCGGCGCCGTCTGCAA
This window harbors:
- a CDS encoding glycerate kinase, with amino-acid sequence MRILVAPNAFKGALSAPEAAACIARGLERSGLDCAVELMPIADGGDDTMEVLAGQGGTIYPVMVDDPLGRPVQAAWGMLADGETAVVEMARASGLKLLRPEERDPLRASTYGTGQLIAAAIAGGARRIIVGVGGSATVDGGAGCMQALGVRLLDADGREVPRGGGLLSRVARIDTSNMLAPLRERRVQVMVACDVDNPTLGPNGAAAVFGPQKGATPEQVALLEAGLSHFFTLVAEQVGVDVRALRGGGAAGALSAGLAAFLGAELRRGIDLVLEALHFEERLAGIDLVITGEGRMDSQTLGGKGPFGVAVAARVHGVPSVALVGGVGDGEDALLDAGLTAIVPIAPGPIALEEALAKAGALLERAAIRLGRLIALGRALPGRRSEL
- a CDS encoding 1-acyl-sn-glycerol-3-phosphate acyltransferase, coding for MSGLLSLSRRRAILRRTMHALQGVFARAEVRGVENIPPRGPLLILFNHLSTLDGPLVMANMPGEIELVGPGDFPMTAAGQLVIRAYGITLINRGRADRGSLRAVIDHLRAGRMVAMAPDGGTWEKGITDVKDGAAYLSQLTQTPILPVGLGGLYRVPVPGLAALLSRPRITITFGEVMPPVPPSADRRHREADLRAASLAIMQRIYDLLPPEDRARYDAWGQAIYDLRLEFVAENGAPIVYNGPPLPDLNALGEFLAKPNLFRPMWQNARLVVDPFRESRFFPAMEVRLAARDLYRTLTTGTFDVYLQYRLGNERATAALAGLQAVRDEVCEWALQRGARLRLTPVIRLPEEHNVQPNLHPSGVGGVVEG
- a CDS encoding 1-acyl-sn-glycerol-3-phosphate acyltransferase; this encodes MADSPLVTSIFDYRTELIDLGTLGKVRVRLPMVNPLRLRRRILHGLAHTFHDLMTRTEVYGQENIPARGPVLILPNHLSNLDGMLVLAYYPRQIEMVGPGDFKMITLKDWLLRAYGVTPINRGRADAASLRNLVTHLRSGRDLLMFPDGGMWEKRRFVAKEGAAYLSQLTGAPILPVGLSGTYLKTIDAFTGRMPRLTLRFGELMPPVPPSRDRRMRNSDLDAASAEIMARIWDLLEPEEQARYRRWAREVYRLQIDFRWAATDELLPYDGPALPDMSALAEFMAKPNLFRPMWENARLNIDPFRQARFFGPLELRFAARDLGALLQGEYDRYLPYRLGDEAALQVNAALEALRTTVSEWAMAHDALVRLAPICSDPEEQG
- a CDS encoding DUF1295 domain-containing protein gives rise to the protein MTFLEVYLTGLLAATVLMTILWLISLAIKDSSIVDIFWGFGFVVVGATYFALTPDGFGTRKLLLLALVAIWGLRLSLHIGYRNIGKGEDFRYAKWRQEHGASWWWMSFFRVFLLQGVILWVVSIPLLAAQWSATPANLTFIDYLGVIVWIIGFAFEAGGDWQLMQFKRNPANKGKVLNTGFWRYTRHPNYFGDATQWWGFWLIAAAAGGWWTVYSPLIMTFLLVRVSGVALLEKSLKETRPAYREYMETTPAFFPWFPRKKR
- the uvrC gene encoding excinuclease ABC subunit UvrC, producing the protein MEISAYLQRILDNLPHKPGVYLMKDASGTVVYVGKSKELYNRVRSYFHRSVTDEKTRRLRDQVADIEFIVTGDDPLDEEGELEALRLENTLIKRYRPHYNIALKDDKQYPYIKVTWAAPFPTVEFTRRMVQDGSRYFGPFNARSIRETLDVLRRIFPYLTCDREITGKDPRACLYYDIKLCTGPCIGAVNQEEYRAMIGQLMHFLEGHSDEVLRDLEQRMHSAAEALQFERAARYRDQIRAISSLIESRKVINVGGPDQDVIGFASSNGDALVQVFFIRQGKLIGRESFPMENVLEEDMAAVIESFVQQFYDRAAFVPPEIMLPTEIEGHAVLERWLKGLRGGKRACLRVPRRGQKRELVEMANANAAEALGILKVQWQADTVRQEGALRELQEALGLPQIPNRIECYDISTTQGTAIVASRVVFVKGVPRKGEYRRFNINSVAHKGSDDYQSMREALTRRFRRYREAQETPSVTRPGQKDQDETWRLLPDLLIVDGGKGQLNVAVEVLGDFGLLEQVPVVGLAKQNEELFVPGRTESILLNRRSPALFLVQRVRDEAHRFAITSHRQRRAKESLASQLEAIPGIGPRRRKLLLDAFGRSIKKLREATVEEIAAVPGIGLELAQVIKEHL
- a CDS encoding AAA family ATPase, yielding MQRIVVVGTTGSGKTTIAAELAARLGCPHIELDALHWAPGWQEVPLETFRTRLAGAIAADRWVADGNYSEVCDLLWRQADTIIWLDYPFLTIFRQLLRRTLRRIATREVLWGTNRESLRTLFSRDSIILWMLKTYHRRRRQYPILFEQPEHAHLHVARLHSPAQTRAWLMQLADQHHG
- the rsmH gene encoding 16S rRNA (cytosine(1402)-N(4))-methyltransferase RsmH → MGFVERNERAEAHVPVLLEAVLAMLAVPPGATIIDATVGAGGHAVALLEAAGPAGRLLGIDRDQAALALAARRLAPFAGQVTLAHAPFDTLAQQATTAGITAADAILFDVGVSSMHLDDPARGFSFAQDGPLDMRMDPSDDGPTAAEIVNMLDEGELADLIWRYGEDRLARQIARAIVRSRPLTRTAELAAVVAAVYPKHRREKIHPATRTFQALRIAVNDELGMLERALPQAVALLRPGGRLAVISFHSLEDRIVKQYFRRAAADCVCPPGQPVCTCRHRAEVREITRRPVTADAAEVARNPRSRSARLRVVEKL